In Dromiciops gliroides isolate mDroGli1 chromosome 5, mDroGli1.pri, whole genome shotgun sequence, the following are encoded in one genomic region:
- the LOC122728160 gene encoding cytochrome c oxidase subunit 6B1-like: protein MKGGLEPAMLGVTLSLRRPEEQRTQQQDSSGSDLSPAATMSEDIKAKIQNYRTAPFDSRFPNQNQTRYCWQNYLNFHRCEKAMNDRGGDASVCQWYKRVYKSLCPMSWVNSWDDRIVEDTFPGKI from the coding sequence ATGAAAGGCGGTCTCGAACCCGCTATGCTAGGGGTCACATTGAGTCTGCGACGTCCGGAGGAGCAGCGGACACAGCAACAGGACAGCAGTGGAAGCGATCTCAGTCCAGCAGCCACCATGTCTGAAGACATCAAGGCCAAGATCCAAAACTATCGCACGGCGCCATTTGACAGCCGCTTCCCCAACCAGAACCAGACTCGCTACTGCTGGCAGAACTACCTGAATTTTCACCGTTGTGAGAAGGCCATGAACGATAGAGGCGGTGACGCATCTGTCTGCCAGTGGTACAAGCGTGTCTACAAATCCCTCTGTCCCATGTCCTGGGTGAATTCTTGGGATGATCGCATTGTAGAAGATACCTTCCCTGGGAAGATCTGA